A stretch of the Arthrobacter stackebrandtii genome encodes the following:
- a CDS encoding ABC transporter substrate-binding protein translates to MSNTLQNLPATPASRRTFLKAAGVLGAATAFTATLAACGSSDSKPETSGPAGAINKDGSIEAGISYSLSTGFDPMSSSGATPMAANLHIFEGLVELHPATREPYNALAKEDPKQIDDLTWQVTIRDGAKFHDGTPVTTEDVAYSFERVLDPANAALFAQFIFFIDSVKALDDKTVEFKLKTAFAGFGPRISVVKVVPKAIASKDQKSFDANPVGTGPYKFVSAAKDDKIVFARNDDYNGSKPALAKDMTWFLLSDASARVTAMQSGRVQAIEDVPYLDVDALKSKVDVESVQSFGLMFLMFNLSKAPFDKKEVRQALHYAIDKDALIKTALLGNAAAATSYFQDGGANYQKASTVYTYDAEKAKSLLADAGVSGLKLTLTSTDTAWVKDVTPLIKSNWDAIGVQTTLEPLASAAVYAPDKVGGLNYDVLAAPGDPSVFGNDADILLSWFYRGDTWAKNRFAWSDSAEYKEVQTKLDAALAASEADAKKLYSEIINIVAEQAPLYPIFHRKLPTAWNPKELDGFTPLPTTGISFIGVGRV, encoded by the coding sequence ATGAGCAATACTCTTCAGAACCTACCTGCGACACCGGCGTCGCGTCGCACCTTCCTCAAGGCCGCTGGCGTCCTTGGTGCTGCAACAGCTTTCACCGCCACCCTGGCCGCCTGTGGCTCCAGTGATTCCAAGCCGGAGACCTCTGGCCCCGCGGGCGCAATCAACAAGGATGGCAGCATCGAAGCTGGCATCTCCTACTCGCTGTCAACTGGTTTTGACCCGATGAGCTCCTCGGGCGCAACCCCGATGGCAGCCAACCTGCACATCTTCGAAGGCCTGGTGGAACTTCACCCGGCAACGCGTGAGCCCTACAACGCCCTCGCCAAGGAAGACCCCAAGCAGATCGACGACCTCACCTGGCAGGTCACGATCCGCGACGGCGCCAAGTTCCACGACGGCACCCCCGTCACCACCGAGGACGTTGCCTACTCCTTCGAGCGCGTGCTGGACCCGGCCAACGCCGCCCTGTTCGCACAGTTCATCTTCTTCATCGACTCCGTCAAGGCCCTCGATGACAAGACGGTTGAGTTCAAGCTCAAGACCGCGTTCGCCGGCTTCGGCCCGCGCATCTCCGTGGTCAAGGTTGTTCCCAAGGCCATCGCCTCCAAGGACCAGAAGTCCTTCGACGCCAACCCCGTCGGCACCGGCCCGTACAAGTTCGTCTCCGCAGCCAAGGACGACAAGATCGTCTTCGCCCGCAACGACGACTACAACGGCTCGAAGCCGGCACTGGCCAAGGACATGACCTGGTTCCTGCTCTCCGATGCATCGGCCCGCGTCACGGCCATGCAGTCCGGCCGCGTCCAGGCCATCGAGGACGTCCCGTACCTGGACGTCGATGCCCTGAAGTCCAAGGTTGACGTTGAGTCCGTGCAGTCCTTCGGTCTCATGTTCCTCATGTTCAACCTGTCCAAGGCCCCCTTCGACAAGAAGGAAGTCCGCCAGGCACTGCACTACGCCATCGACAAGGACGCCCTCATCAAGACCGCCCTCCTGGGCAACGCCGCGGCCGCCACGTCCTACTTCCAGGATGGCGGCGCCAACTACCAGAAGGCTTCCACGGTTTACACCTACGACGCCGAGAAGGCCAAGTCGCTGCTCGCTGACGCCGGCGTTTCGGGCCTGAAGCTGACCCTGACCAGCACGGACACCGCCTGGGTCAAGGACGTCACCCCGCTCATCAAGTCCAACTGGGATGCGATCGGCGTGCAGACCACGCTGGAGCCCCTGGCCTCCGCAGCCGTCTACGCTCCTGACAAGGTTGGCGGACTGAACTACGACGTCCTGGCAGCCCCCGGCGACCCGTCGGTGTTCGGCAACGACGCAGACATCCTGCTGAGCTGGTTCTACCGCGGCGACACCTGGGCCAAGAACCGCTTCGCATGGAGCGACTCGGCAGAGTACAAGGAAGTCCAGACCAAGCTCGATGCAGCCCTGGCCGCTTCCGAGGCCGACGCCAAGAAGCTCTACAGCGAGATCATCAACATCGTGGCCGAGCAGGCTCCGCTGTACCCGATCTTCCACCGCAAGCTGCCCACCGCCTGGAACCCGAAGGAACTTGACGGCTTCACGCCGCTGCCCACCACGGGCATCTCCTTCATCGGAGTCGGGCGCGTCTAG
- a CDS encoding alpha/beta fold hydrolase — protein MSVRKVVFGEHEIVMTDTGTVAARTFLLVHGIGMGISYFAQLSTALEGHGRVVAIDLPGFGDAREPEQALTMAQMGALLIDFVRAEQLDRPILVGHSMGTQVVAEAAAQRPDLFPELVLVAPTVNSHERTIGKQAWRMAQDLFGESPKVVAVGVRNYAKTGPRWFIKKLHSMMEHSIEDTLPRIQAQTLVIRGGRDRVCPHGWVEGVTAMIPNATMVEVAGRGHETMVKDGHCVAEYILAHVGAA, from the coding sequence ATGAGCGTGCGCAAAGTAGTCTTCGGTGAGCATGAGATCGTCATGACCGACACCGGCACTGTGGCGGCCCGGACGTTCCTGCTGGTGCACGGCATTGGCATGGGAATCTCCTATTTTGCGCAGCTCAGCACAGCGCTGGAGGGCCACGGCCGCGTGGTGGCCATTGACCTGCCCGGTTTTGGCGACGCACGCGAACCCGAACAGGCACTCACCATGGCCCAAATGGGGGCGCTGTTAATAGACTTTGTGCGGGCCGAACAGCTGGACCGGCCCATCCTGGTGGGCCATTCCATGGGCACCCAGGTGGTGGCCGAGGCTGCAGCCCAGCGCCCGGACCTGTTCCCGGAGCTGGTGCTGGTGGCACCCACGGTCAACAGCCATGAACGCACCATCGGCAAACAAGCCTGGCGCATGGCGCAGGACCTGTTCGGCGAAAGCCCCAAGGTCGTTGCCGTCGGCGTGCGGAACTATGCGAAAACCGGTCCTCGCTGGTTCATCAAGAAGCTGCACAGCATGATGGAGCACAGCATCGAGGACACGCTGCCGCGCATCCAGGCCCAGACGCTTGTGATCCGCGGCGGCCGGGACCGCGTCTGCCCGCACGGCTGGGTTGAGGGGGTCACGGCGATGATCCCGAACGCAACCATGGTGGAGGTCGCCGGGCGCGGCCACGAGACCATGGTCAAGGACGGGCACTGCGTTGCCGAATACATCCTGGCCCATGTGGGCGCCGCATGA
- a CDS encoding FadR/GntR family transcriptional regulator yields the protein MSISTAVPKARFSAQARLRALQADIMELILERDLDAGDPMPTESELCEVLGVGRNTLRESLKVLQALGVIEIRHGFGMFVAPSNFDALADGLTFRGRLSLRHEGLEALQLVDIRQALESGLIGGCISVVSPEHLVEIEAAVVKMETLAASGEQFSEADAEFHRLLFEPLGNDLLMNLMSVFWKVYRKIHVEIGTDSVNLVNTAAEHRDIYNAVSAKDAAAAAELLSRHFDGIRTKIRLFVEVD from the coding sequence TTGTCCATTTCAACCGCAGTGCCGAAGGCCAGGTTCAGTGCCCAGGCACGGCTTCGTGCGCTTCAGGCAGACATCATGGAACTCATCCTCGAGCGGGACCTCGATGCCGGGGACCCCATGCCCACCGAGAGCGAACTGTGTGAAGTTCTCGGCGTTGGCCGCAACACCCTGCGCGAATCGTTGAAAGTCCTGCAGGCGCTGGGCGTCATTGAGATCCGTCATGGGTTCGGCATGTTTGTGGCACCCAGCAACTTTGATGCCCTGGCGGACGGGCTGACCTTCCGGGGGCGCCTGTCACTGCGCCACGAAGGTCTTGAGGCGCTGCAGCTCGTTGACATCCGCCAGGCTCTCGAATCGGGCCTCATCGGAGGGTGCATCAGCGTGGTCAGCCCGGAACACCTGGTGGAGATTGAAGCAGCCGTGGTGAAGATGGAGACACTCGCCGCCAGCGGTGAACAATTTTCCGAAGCCGACGCAGAGTTCCACCGCCTGCTGTTTGAGCCGCTTGGCAACGACCTGCTCATGAACCTCATGAGCGTGTTCTGGAAGGTCTACCGAAAGATCCATGTTGAGATCGGCACGGACAGCGTGAACCTGGTCAACACGGCGGCCGAACACCGAGACATCTACAACGCAGTCTCAGCCAAGGACGCCGCGGCCGCTGCCGAACTCCTCAGCCGCCACTTCGACGGCATCCGCACCAAAATCAGGCTCTTCGTCGAAGTTGACTGA
- a CDS encoding alpha/beta hydrolase has product MKMLKRLGWWSLDYLYAGWRQLESVFRRGAPAHYAQGDPALPAVVLLPGVYESWFFLDPAAARLSALGYRVFTVPALGFNRLPVPDSAALATARLAALHAGHGVTRCILLAHSKGGLIGKHLMLDADRAKGVRLHRTDLTRDGGSPLPAPAAGVEVLGMVAVATPFAGSPYARYLMSRTMRDFSPADGALLALQEQAALNHKVVSIYPEFDPHIPGGSALAGAANIELPVSGHFRTLSDETVLAAVGHAVAQLAAEA; this is encoded by the coding sequence ATGAAGATGCTCAAGCGCCTGGGCTGGTGGTCGCTGGACTACCTGTACGCGGGCTGGCGCCAGCTCGAGTCGGTGTTCCGCCGCGGGGCCCCGGCCCACTACGCACAGGGCGACCCCGCCTTGCCGGCCGTCGTGCTGCTGCCAGGCGTGTACGAATCATGGTTCTTCCTGGATCCTGCCGCCGCCCGCCTGAGCGCCCTGGGGTACAGGGTTTTCACGGTTCCGGCGCTTGGCTTCAACCGCCTGCCCGTGCCGGATTCCGCCGCACTCGCCACGGCCAGGCTCGCCGCGCTGCACGCCGGCCATGGCGTCACCCGGTGCATTTTGCTGGCCCACAGCAAGGGCGGGCTGATCGGCAAGCATCTCATGCTGGACGCCGACCGTGCCAAAGGCGTCCGGCTGCACCGCACCGACCTGACGCGCGACGGCGGATCGCCCCTCCCAGCCCCCGCCGCCGGGGTAGAGGTGCTGGGGATGGTGGCCGTGGCCACCCCGTTTGCCGGCTCGCCCTACGCCCGATATCTGATGTCCCGGACCATGCGCGACTTTTCGCCCGCGGACGGGGCGCTCCTGGCGTTGCAGGAACAGGCTGCCCTGAACCACAAGGTTGTCTCGATCTACCCGGAATTTGATCCGCACATTCCCGGGGGCAGTGCCCTGGCCGGTGCCGCCAACATTGAACTGCCCGTCTCCGGACACTTCCGCACGCTGTCCGATGAAACGGTGCTGGCCGCCGTCGGCCATGCCGTGGCACAACTGGCGGCGGAGGCCTGA